CGTTCCCGCTCGCGAAAACCCTCGCGCGCGGCAACCGCGACTTCCTCGGCCGGGCCGTGCGCTACTGCCTCGCCCAGGGCATCACGCAGTTCCTCGACCTCGGCAGCGGCATTCCCACGTCGGGCAACGTGCACGAGGTGGCCGACGACTACGCCGACGACACCCGGTGCGTCTACGTCGACCACGAGCCGGTGGCCGTCGCGCACGGGCGGATGCTGCTGGAGGAAGCGGGGGATCCCGAGCGCCACGCCGTGCTGCACGCCGACCTGCGCGACGTCCAGGACGTCTGGGAAGGCGCGCTGGCCACCGGCGTCCTCGACCCCGACCGGCCGATCTGCCTGCTCACCGTGGCGGTGCTGCACTTCCTGCCGGACGTCACCGGCGTTTGCGAAGCCGTCCGCGACTACCGGAGGCTGCTGGCGCCCGGATCGGCGTACGTCCTTTCGCACGCGACCGAAACCGGCGTCGAAGGCGAAGAGCTGGAGCAGATCCGGCGGCTGGTCAAGCTGTCGGAGCGGTCGAGCTCGCCCGCGATTTCCCGGTCGCTCGACGAGATCGCCGCGTTCTTCGGTAACTTCGAGGTGGTCGAGCCGGGAATCGTGCCTGTGGGAGAGTGGCGCCCTGAGCCCGGTGCCGCCACGGTCCCCCTCGCGAGCGTGGTCGGCGGTGTCGGCCGCAAGCCTGGAGGACAAGATGACGAAGGATCCCGAAGCGCCTGAAGGCGTCGACCTCGAGCGGCCGAACGCGGCCCGCATCTACGACTGGTTCCTCGGCGGCAACGCCAACTGGGCCATCGACCGGCAGTTCGGCGAGCAGGCCGTCAAGACGTTCCCGATGATCAAGACGGTCGCCCGCGTCGGCCGGGACTTCCTCGGCCGCGGCGTCCGGTACCTGGCGCGCAACGGCGTCGACCAGTTCCTCGACCTCGGATCGGGCGTCCCGACGGTCGGGAACGTCCACGAGGTCGCGGCGGAGGTGAACCCGGACGCGCGGTGCGTGTACGTCGACAACGAGCAGGTGGCGGTGGCCCACTCACAGATCCTGCTGGAACGCGAAGGCGTTGCGGACCGGCACGCGGTGCTGCACGGCGACCTGCGCGACCCGGCCGACATCTGGAAGCGCGCGCTCGACACCGGAGTGCTCGACCAGAACCGCCCGATCGGCCTGATCATGGTCGGCGTCCTGTACTTCCTCGGCGAGGACGAGCCGGTGGCCGAGATCATCCAGAAGTACCTGTCGCTGCTGCCGTCCGGCTCGTACTTCCTGTCCTCGCACCTGACGAGCGACGGCATGGCGGCGATGGCCGACGCGGAGAGCCGCGAGTCGATCATGAAGCAGTACGACCGGTCCAGCACCCCGCTCCACCTGCGGACGCGCGCGGAGTTCACGTCGTTCTTCGAAGGACTGGAGCTGGTGGAGCCGGGCATCGTGTACCTCCCGGAGTGGCACCCGGAGGAGATCGAGTCGAGGGCCACGAAGAAGCTCGCGAACGACCCGGCGTTCGTCGGGCACCTGTGCGGCCTCGGCCGCAAACGGTGACGGCCGCCTACGACACGGCCGCCTATGACACGGTCGCGGTCCAGTACGCCGAGTTCGTCCGCGAGGTCTGGGACGACCACCCCCTGGACCGCGCCGCGTGGACGGCGTTCGCGGATTCCGTGCGCGGCCGCGGCCCGGTCGCCGACCTCGGCTGCGGCCCCGGCCATCTCACCGCGCACCTGCGGTCACTGGGCCTCGACGTGTTCGGCGTCGACGTGTCCCCGGCGATGATCGAGCTGGCTCGCGCGGCGGAGCCTTCGCTGCGGTTCGAGGTCGGTTCCATGGCGGCGCTGGACCTTCCCGACGCGTCGCTCGCCGGGATCCTGTCGTGGTACTCGGTGATCCACACGCCGCCGGCGGAGGTGCCGGGCTTCTTCGCCGAGTTCACCCGGACGTTGGCCCCGGGCGGTCACGTTCTGTTGGGCTGCTTCGAGGCCGACGGCGGGCCGGTGACGGCGTTCGATCACAAGGTCACGACGGCCTACCGCTGGCCGCTGGACGAACTGGCGTCGATGGCGGCCGCGGCCGGCCTCATCGAAACCGGGCGGATGTACCGGCAGCCCGCCGAAGGGGAGCGTCCCTTCAGCCAGGGCCGCCTCTTCCTGCGCAAACCGTAGCCACGCCCGCCAAAGTCCGTGATGGCCACCTTGAGGAACTTCAAGTTCCTCAAGGTGGCCATCACGAACTTGAGACCTGGCGAAAGTGCGAGAGCCCCGGTTCCGAAGGGAACCGGGGCTCTTGTGGTGGTACGGCAGTTCAGGGCTTCAGGCGCGCGAGCCCATGCGGCCGCGCAGCAAGGGCGTCAGGTCGATCGCGGCCTCGAGCGGCCGGGTGGTGCGGACCCCGTCGGAATAGCGCTGCAGCGGGAGGTCCTGGTCCGTCGCCCACGTCGTGGTCTTGCGCAGTGGCGCCTGGATCAGGCTGAAACCGAAGCGGTTCCTCAGTTCGTTGCCGATTCCGCGGCGGCCGCGGTGCTCTTCCTCCTCGCGGCGCAACAGCGAGTTCAGCCGGACGGCCATCGTCTACACCCCCAGCTCTCGTCGCGGTGACCGGACGCGTTCGCCGCCGGTCAGTCCGAGACAGGGTTCGCACGGCATACCGACCCCCGGGGTCAGCCATTCGACTTGGGCGCGCGTAAGCGCTTCCCCACACCTGGTTCGGACCAGCTCGTGGGTACTGCGGGCGGCGTCCAGGTCGAACACGTGGACCACCCGGCGGGCCTCGCCGGTGGTCCCCCTGGCGAGCCTGCCCAAGACCTGTACGCCCGGTGGCGCACTGTCCTCGACGATCACGCTGATCCTCCCCCATGAGGTCGTGGCCGTTGCTGGGATCGGTTCGGTTCCGGCACTCGTCCTGCGTCGACGACCGCCCGTCGCGGGCAGGCTGTCGTTCGCCGACGCCGGCGCCCCGGCCGATGCGATTAATCCTACTCCTGGAATAATCTTCATGTCGAGACCGGAGCCAGTTGATCACCCGCTTGGCCCTGTGGCGTACTCCATTGAGACACTGAGTAGCCGGGAGCGGGTACCTTCGACCAGGTCACGGCCGCGCCCCCCAACGATCCTCGGAGGTACGACCCATGGCGGATTATCCGTCGTTCGCGGATTACGATCCGAACACGGCCGTGTCCCTGTTCCAAGAGGCCGCCTGGGAGAAGTCGTTCGCCAGCGAGCCCAACGGCGGCAGCTGCGTCGAGGTCAACCTGGGTCGCGAAGGGATGATCGGGGTCCGGGACACCAAGCTCGCGAGCAGCCCGGTCTTCGTGTTCGACACCGCCGAGTGGGAAGCGTTCCTGGTCGCCGTGAAGGCGGGGCAGTTCGACCTGCCCGCCTGAGTCCGCCGCGCAGCCGGTGATCATGATCACCGGCTGGACGCCGGCTGTGTCCGTGAAGGCTGTGCCTCGAAAGACATGGTGCCCTCGAACAACATGGTGAAGGCCCCCTTCCCCGTCCTCTGCGGTGAAGGAGGCCTTCGCGACGCCGTGAATACGCCTGAGTGCCGGATGTGAGGGGAATCTCACCCGATTGCCGGAAGCTCCCCACCCCGCAGCCGGCCGCGGGTCCGGCGCCAGGCCACCACGACGAGCACCACCAGCCCGATCAACGGCAGCGTGCTGATCGCCCAGCTCACGCCCATCGGCGGCCCCGGCTGTTCCTGCACCGGCAACGCGCGCAGCTCGCCGGTGCCGGACCCGGCGGGCCCGTTGACGGTGAAGTGGAACGTCCAGGCCCCCGGCCGCGGCATCGAGCGGACGTCGAGTCCCCAGACGTCACGTTTGCGCGGGTGGCGGACCAGGCGCTGGGTGCGGTTCTTGATGCCCTCCGGGTTGATCAGCGTGAGCGTGCCGGACTTCCCCTCGATCCCGCCGTCGGGGATGAACGTGAAGTCCAGTGACTGCATGGCCTTCACCGGCCAGGAGCTGAACCCGACCGTCAGCCCGTACGGCCCGGCCTGCACATGTTCGGTGTGCACGATGTTGACCGGCTCGTACGCGTTCGCCGGCGCCGCGGTGGCGAACAGCAGGCCGGCGACGGCGGCCAGGGCGAGCACAATCCGTCTTGTGGGGGTTCCGGGTGGCGGAGCCCCCGGCCGGGGCGGAGCCCCGAATGACAACGTCTTACGCATCAGCGGTTTCCCCCTTCTTCGCGGGCGCCAGCAGGCAGAGCATCCCGCCGAACCGCCACCCGGCGAACCCGCCGAGCAGCCCCAGTGCCGCGCTGAGCACGGCGGTCGTCGTCAGGTACCAGACCGGCGGCAGGTGCGCGCCGGTGTAGAGCAGGACGCGCTGCACCGGCAGGCTCAGCCCGATCAGCAGCCCGGCGATCCCGCCGGCGACCACGGACACGCGGCCTGCGCGCCACTCGCGGCGGCGGCCGGCGAGGTACACCAGCTCCATCAGCGCGGCGACCGGCAGCAGCGCCATCGGCGCCAGCGACGGCATCTCCGGCACGCCGGAAACCGCGTCGCGCAGCGGCAGGTCGACCATGTCGGCGTACGCCTTCGCCGCCCACGGCGAGAACCACCAGAAGACGCCCTGCACGGCCGCGACCATCGCCGCGGTGCCGACCGCCCCGCCCGGACGGCGGAGGAACCCGGCCCCGACCGTGACCAGCAGCACCACCATCATCGACGTGCCGATCCCGACGGCGTCGGCGTAGTCGTCCGGCACCTGCTGCAGCCCGAGCGCCAGCACCGGCCCGAACGTCAGCAGCACGGCCAGCGACGCCAGCGTGCCGAGCCGGCCCCAGCGGTGCTCGCGCGCCGCGGCGAACACCGCGGTCGTGCCGATCAGCGACACCGTGATCGACAGCAGCAGCCCGATGTGCGGCGGCGAGTCGATGACCGCGTCGAAGCCGTAGAGCCCGTGCCACCACTGGTCCCACAGCCCGTACAGCAGGAACGTCGCTGCGCCGACGCCGGAGACCAGGTAGCCCAGCGGTGCCGCGAACGTCCGGCCGAAGACGTTGACCACGCGCCCGCCGACCCGCGGGTCGACCGGCCGTCCCGCGCGCCGCGCCGCCGTCGTCAGCAGCACGACGGCGAGGCTCGCCAGGCCGACGACCGCGCTGCCCGCGTACAGGAACAAGTGCGGCAGCGTGAAGAACGTGTCCGGCCCGACGTCGCTGTGCCACTGGATGTCCCAGGTGAGCCCGACCAGCGACAGCAGCGACCCGCCGAGCACGACGTTCGCCGGCAGCAACCCCGTTCGAGCCTGTTTCGCCACCGACGTGGTGCGCACGCCGGATGCGGTGAGATCCATTCCCCCGACCCTTTCTACTTGACCAGCAACGGAAAAACGACTTGGGCGGGCCCGCCGGGGCCGCGCAGTGACACGGTGATCTCCCACTGCCCGGCCATCGGCAGCCCGACGTCCGCGACGCGGAAGCGGCCGGGCCCGTCCGGCGCGGCGGGCACCGGCGCGAACGCGTGCCCCATCGGAGCCATGACCGGCGCGACCGTGACGGCGTCGGGCGCGGGCCCGGTGACGCCGAGCGTGAACGTGTTGCCGCCGATGCGCGGCTCGTCCGCGGAGAACTGGACGGTGTACGGCCCCGAAACCGCTTGCTGCGCAGTGGGTTTGGCGTTGCCGCCGCCCCAGATCAGCCACGCCACCCCGGCCGCGACGACCAGCGCGACCACGGCGATCAGCACGCTCGGGCGTTTCATCGGCCGGCTCCTGTCATCGGGACGTCCACCACGGCGGGGATGGTGAGCACGCGGTAGCCGCGTTCGGCCTGCAGCCAGATCCGGTACCGGCCGGGTGCGGCGAAGGTGTAGGTGAAGCTGACGTCCGGGCCGTACGCGGCCACGGTTTCGTCGGGGCGGTCGAGCTGCCCCGCGACCGGCGGGATCATCGCGTGGACGTGCGCCCACGTGGGTGCCTTCGCGGCGCTTTCCCCGACCGGCCCGGTGATCGGGCCCGCGATGACGAGGTGACCGAGCATGCCCAGCCACGGCTGGAGGTCCTGGGTCCGGAAGTGCGCGGTGATCGTCGTCGGCGTGCCCGGGCTGATCGTGAGGTCGACCGGCGTGCCTTCGACCGTCCGCGGCCCGGCGCCCGCCGGTTCGGGGGCAGGCGCGGCGCTGCCGGTCATGTCCACAGTGGACCGTGCAAGCTGGACTCCGCCGCCGCGCCGGACGAGCTCCGCGGCGACGGCATACGTGCCCGCTTCCGGATCGGCGAGGCGGACGCGGTAGTCGCCAGGGCTGACGCGCACCGGGTGCAGGTGGCTCATCCGGCCCGACGGCGAGACGACGACGAGGTGCACGAGGGCGTTGTCGTGGACGAGCAGGTCGTCGACCGGACGCCCGGTGGCGCCGTCGGTGAGACTCAGCCGCAGCTCACCGCGTTCGGTGCGGACGGCCAGGTTCACCGGCGGCCGCGAGTAATCCACTGTGGACAGCCGGGCGTTGGCGTACGGATCGGTGACGTTGTCGAACGTCGGGTCGAGCTGACTGCCCGGCGCGGGTGGCGGGGGAGTGCTCGCCGACAGCAGCGCTCCGGTCACGGCGACGGCGATTGCGGCGACGGCGCCGCCCGCCGGAATCAGCGCGAAGGCGGTGCGTCTCGCTCTGACCCCGACGAGCAGGGCGAGCAGCAGGAACGCGCCGGCGGCGACGAACCCGCCGTAGGTCGCCTTCTCCCACGGCGGGACCACGCGAGCGGGCACGATGAACGGGATCGTCGCGGCCGGGCCGGTGCCGTCGGTCAGCGAGAGTTCCCACGGTCCCGGCTTGTCGACTCGCAGGTTCCCCGCGTAGACGCCCGGTTCGGCACCGAGGACGACGTCGGCCCGCGACGTCACGACACCGTCGGCCGCGACGGTCAGGTGCAGCGTGCCGGGCGCGGTGCCGCGGTGCGTCACGACGTCGACCCGCAACGGCGACGGCGTCACGTCGACCCGGCGGATGATCACGGTCAGGTCCCGCGCGCCGAGCGTCTGCGCGACCTGGATGTCGGCGCCGGACGGCGCGCTGTCGGCGTGCGCGGTCCCGCCGCCGGCCCCGATCCCCAGTACGGCCAGCAACAGCAAAAGCGCGAGTTTCGGTTTGCTCCCCATCGTGCTTTCGAACCTAGCCAGGGCACGGGGTGGCGGGCGTCACGGCGGGGAGGGAACTCCGGTCCCCGGTTCGGGGGACCGGAGCACCCGGGGAACTCAGGGGCAGAGGAACTTCCTCAGGTGCGCGACGACTTCGTCCGGCTGTTCCTCGGGCAGGAAGTGGCCGCATTCGGCGAGGGCGGCGCCGGTGACGTCGTCCGCGTACTCCTGCCAGATTTCGAGCGCCGGGAGCGTGCCGAGCAGGCCGTTCGCGCCCCACAGCGCGAGGAGTGGCTGGGTGACGCGCTTCCCGGCTTCGTAGTCGGCGTCGTCGAGCTCGGCGTCGTCCGGGAAGGAGGCGCGGTAGTCGTCGAAGCCGGCCCTGAGCGCTCCGGGCTGGGAGAAGGCGCGGACGTACTCGGTGACGGCGTTCGCGTCGAGGGCGTGACGTTGATAGGTCCAGCGCTCGAAGAAGTAGCCGAGGTAGGCGGCGATGTTCTGGCCGGCGAGCAGTTCGGGGAGGTCGGGCTGGAGGTGGAAGAGCCAGTGCCAGCACGCCTTCGCGACGCCGGTGTCGAGCCGTTGCCACATCGCGCGGGTCGGGGCGATGTCGAGTACGGCGAGGCGTTCGACCTGGTCCGGGCGATCGAGGGCCCAGCGGTGGGCGACCCGGCCACCGCGGTCGTGCCCGGCCACGGCTGTCCTGGCGAACCCGAGGTGTCCGGCCAGCGCGGCGACGTCGGCGGCCATCGTGCGCTTGTCGTAGCCGCCCTTCGGTTTGTCGGTGCGGCCGTAGCCACGCAGGTCGGGGGCGATCACGGTGTGCGTCTCGGCGAGGGACCCGATGACCTTGTGCCAGCAGTGCGACGTCTGCGGCCAGCCGTGCAGCAGGAACAGCGGCGGGCCGTCCCCGGCGGTGAGGTAGTGCATCCGGATCCCGTTGACCGTGGCCATGCTTTCTAACCGGTTCATAGGGTTGGAAAATAGCCGCACTTCTAACTGTTCGCAACGGTTAGAATGCGGGCATGGAGTGGGCCTTCGACGGCGGACGGCCGTGCCTCGACCTGGTCAACACGCTGCGCTCCCGGTACGCCGACGGCGTCGAGCTGCTGACCGGGCCCGACGCGCTGGCCGAGTGGCTTTCGCTTGCCGGGTTCACCGCGGGTCCGGTGCCGGTGACGGCGGGGAACGTACTCGCGGCGAAGGCGCTGCGAGAGGCGATCGACCGCGTGCTGCTGCCGCCCGAGGAGCCGGCGAAGATGGACGTCGACCTGGTCAACAACGCGGCGGCCGCGGCACCGGCGCCCTCGCCGCGCCTGGTACTGACCGACGGCGTGCTCAGGCGCGAGATCCCGGCCCCGAAGGACCCGGTGGCGGCGGCGTTCGCCGTCCTGGCAGCGGACGCGATCGACCTGGCGACGAGCGACGCGGAGGTGCGGATCTGCGCGGCGGACGACTGCGGGATGAGGTTCTGCGACGCCTCCCCGCGGCGGAACCGCCAGTGGTGCTCGATGGCGCGGTGCGGGAACCGTGCGAAGGCCCGGGCGCACTACGCGCGCACGATCGGCCGCGAGCCACGGCCCGGCGAGGCTCGCTAGCCCGGCCCAAAGGTCTTGAATGAGTCATTCAAGACGTTCGCCCTCGCGGCCGAAGTCATGAGGGGCACCCTCATGGCGTTTCAGAAGCGGGTGGTGCGCGCGATCAGGCTCCGCGCAGCAGCATCATCAGCGGTTCGGCCACCGGGGTGTCGGTCTCGCCGGTGGCCAGCCGCCGCAGCTGCAGCCCGGCGATCAGCGCGACCACCGGACCGGCCAGCCGCCGCGCCTGCGGCACGTCCAGGGCTTCGAGGATCGTCACGGCCAGTTCGTCGTACGCCGCGAAGCAGCGCGAAGAAGCCTCGTGCAGCTCGGGATCCCGCGCGGACTGGAGGTACAGCTCGTGCGCGCCGAGCTCGTCGGCGCCGAACGGCAGCTGCGCGATCACGTGCTCCACGAGCGAAGCCGCCTGCTCCACGCTCAAGCCGTCTGCGCGGTAGCCGTCGACGATCGCGCCGAGCTTCGCCGTCTCGTCCTCGACGAACAACAGCATCGCTTCGCGCAGCAACGCGGTCTGGCTGGGGAAGTGGTAGGTCAGTGTGCCGAGCGAGACGCCGGCCGCGGCGACGATCCGGCGGTTCGTCAGGCCGCCGACGCCGTGCTCGCCGACGACCGTCAGCGCGCCGCGCAGGATGGCTTCCCGCGTGCTCACCACCTTGTCGCGGGATGCCGCTCCGGCCACCGTTCGACCTCTTCCAGTTGCGCGGCGAGGGAGATCAGCCGCTCCTCGGCGTGCGACGGGCCGAGCAGCTGCGCGCCGAGTGGCAGACCCTCGGCCGTCAGCCCGGCCGGGACGTTGACCCCCGGCCAGCCCAGCACGTTCCACGGCCAAGCGTACGGGCAGGCGGCGATCATGGCCTGGTCGGTCTCCCAGCCGGACAGCCCGTCGAACGTGCCGATCGGCGGCGGCGGGGTCGCGGTGGTCGGGGTGAGCAGCACGTCGACGCGGCCGAACACCGAGCCGATCCGCCGGTGCAGGCCCGGCTCGAGGGCGCGCGCCAGCCGC
This window of the Amycolatopsis balhimycina FH 1894 genome carries:
- a CDS encoding SAM-dependent methyltransferase: MDPDFLPEAIDLDRPNIARIYDWALGGTANWAIDRQYGVQAVQAFPLAKTLARGNRDFLGRAVRYCLAQGITQFLDLGSGIPTSGNVHEVADDYADDTRCVYVDHEPVAVAHGRMLLEEAGDPERHAVLHADLRDVQDVWEGALATGVLDPDRPICLLTVAVLHFLPDVTGVCEAVRDYRRLLAPGSAYVLSHATETGVEGEELEQIRRLVKLSERSSSPAISRSLDEIAAFFGNFEVVEPGIVPVGEWRPEPGAATVPLASVVGGVGRKPGGQDDEGSRSA
- a CDS encoding SAM-dependent methyltransferase; this translates as MTKDPEAPEGVDLERPNAARIYDWFLGGNANWAIDRQFGEQAVKTFPMIKTVARVGRDFLGRGVRYLARNGVDQFLDLGSGVPTVGNVHEVAAEVNPDARCVYVDNEQVAVAHSQILLEREGVADRHAVLHGDLRDPADIWKRALDTGVLDQNRPIGLIMVGVLYFLGEDEPVAEIIQKYLSLLPSGSYFLSSHLTSDGMAAMADAESRESIMKQYDRSSTPLHLRTRAEFTSFFEGLELVEPGIVYLPEWHPEEIESRATKKLANDPAFVGHLCGLGRKR
- a CDS encoding class I SAM-dependent DNA methyltransferase, producing MTAAYDTAAYDTVAVQYAEFVREVWDDHPLDRAAWTAFADSVRGRGPVADLGCGPGHLTAHLRSLGLDVFGVDVSPAMIELARAAEPSLRFEVGSMAALDLPDASLAGILSWYSVIHTPPAEVPGFFAEFTRTLAPGGHVLLGCFEADGGPVTAFDHKVTTAYRWPLDELASMAAAAGLIETGRMYRQPAEGERPFSQGRLFLRKP
- a CDS encoding DUF397 domain-containing protein; this translates as MADYPSFADYDPNTAVSLFQEAAWEKSFASEPNGGSCVEVNLGREGMIGVRDTKLASSPVFVFDTAEWEAFLVAVKAGQFDLPA
- a CDS encoding FixH family protein, with amino-acid sequence MKRPSVLIAVVALVVAAGVAWLIWGGGNAKPTAQQAVSGPYTVQFSADEPRIGGNTFTLGVTGPAPDAVTVAPVMAPMGHAFAPVPAAPDGPGRFRVADVGLPMAGQWEITVSLRGPGGPAQVVFPLLVK
- a CDS encoding alpha/beta fold hydrolase, coding for MNRLESMATVNGIRMHYLTAGDGPPLFLLHGWPQTSHCWHKVIGSLAETHTVIAPDLRGYGRTDKPKGGYDKRTMAADVAALAGHLGFARTAVAGHDRGGRVAHRWALDRPDQVERLAVLDIAPTRAMWQRLDTGVAKACWHWLFHLQPDLPELLAGQNIAAYLGYFFERWTYQRHALDANAVTEYVRAFSQPGALRAGFDDYRASFPDDAELDDADYEAGKRVTQPLLALWGANGLLGTLPALEIWQEYADDVTGAALAECGHFLPEEQPDEVVAHLRKFLCP
- a CDS encoding CGNR zinc finger domain-containing protein; this encodes MEWAFDGGRPCLDLVNTLRSRYADGVELLTGPDALAEWLSLAGFTAGPVPVTAGNVLAAKALREAIDRVLLPPEEPAKMDVDLVNNAAAAAPAPSPRLVLTDGVLRREIPAPKDPVAAAFAVLAADAIDLATSDAEVRICAADDCGMRFCDASPRRNRQWCSMARCGNRAKARAHYARTIGREPRPGEAR
- a CDS encoding TetR/AcrR family transcriptional regulator — its product is MAGAASRDKVVSTREAILRGALTVVGEHGVGGLTNRRIVAAAGVSLGTLTYHFPSQTALLREAMLLFVEDETAKLGAIVDGYRADGLSVEQAASLVEHVIAQLPFGADELGAHELYLQSARDPELHEASSRCFAAYDELAVTILEALDVPQARRLAGPVVALIAGLQLRRLATGETDTPVAEPLMMLLRGA